A single genomic interval of Oceanithermus profundus DSM 14977 harbors:
- a CDS encoding type IV pilus twitching motility protein PilT — protein MQKVPDIVDLLKLSVEREASDLVITVALPPMVKIDGEFHPTEYEPLTPQDTRKLMYALMDEKQQRQFEESKELDFSFSLPGSGRFRVNVFFQRGSVGGVLRVVPTVIKSFDELGLPKNIGELALSPRGLLLVTGPTGSGKSTTLAAMLDYINENRRAHIVTIEDPIEFFHKHKMSIINQREVGTDTQGFHEALRSVLRQAPDVILVGEMRDYDTISAAITAAETGHLVMGTLHTNSAPETIDRIIDVFPQNQQEQVRVQLSNNLVAVLTQQLLPKAFGDGRVLAYELMVATPAVRALIREGKSHQLTSVIQTGGQFGMITMDAHLADLYRRKVLSYETALSRAVDPKEFTRLAGVGAGSSVPGGTPTPRRR, from the coding sequence GTCAAGATCGACGGCGAGTTCCACCCCACCGAGTACGAGCCGCTCACCCCCCAGGACACCCGCAAGCTGATGTACGCGCTGATGGACGAGAAGCAGCAGCGGCAGTTCGAGGAGTCGAAGGAGCTCGACTTCTCCTTCAGCCTTCCGGGCAGCGGCCGCTTCCGCGTCAACGTCTTTTTTCAGCGCGGCTCCGTGGGCGGGGTGTTGCGCGTGGTGCCGACGGTGATCAAGTCCTTCGACGAGCTGGGCCTGCCCAAGAACATCGGCGAGCTGGCGCTCAGCCCCCGCGGGCTGCTGCTGGTGACCGGGCCCACGGGTTCGGGCAAGTCGACCACGCTGGCGGCGATGCTCGACTACATCAACGAGAACCGCCGGGCCCACATCGTCACCATCGAGGACCCGATCGAGTTCTTCCACAAGCACAAGATGTCGATCATCAACCAGCGCGAGGTGGGCACGGACACCCAGGGCTTCCACGAGGCGCTGCGCAGCGTGCTGCGCCAGGCGCCCGACGTGATCCTGGTCGGCGAGATGCGCGACTACGACACGATCTCGGCCGCGATCACCGCCGCGGAGACCGGCCACCTGGTCATGGGCACCCTGCACACCAACTCGGCGCCCGAGACGATCGACCGCATCATCGACGTCTTCCCGCAGAACCAGCAGGAGCAGGTGCGGGTGCAGCTTTCCAACAACCTGGTGGCCGTGCTCACCCAGCAGCTGCTGCCCAAGGCCTTCGGCGACGGCCGCGTGCTCGCCTACGAGCTGATGGTGGCCACCCCGGCGGTGCGGGCGCTGATCCGCGAGGGCAAGAGCCACCAGCTCACCAGCGTGATCCAGACCGGCGGGCAGTTCGGCATGATCACGATGGACGCCCACCTGGCCGACCTCTACCGGCGCAAGGTGCTCTCCTACGAGACCGCGCTCTCGCGCGCCGTCGACCCCAAGGAGTTTACCCGCCTGGCCGGCGTGGGCGCGGGGAGCAGCGTGCCCGGCGGCACCCCGACCCCGCGCCGCCGCTAG